The Dreissena polymorpha isolate Duluth1 chromosome 10, UMN_Dpol_1.0, whole genome shotgun sequence genome includes a region encoding these proteins:
- the LOC127848972 gene encoding calmodulin-alpha-like translates to MEKAMQMTGETLTEEQIKTLKKTFQAIDLDRDGRIGERDLNMACRKLGILLSRDELKAMIKEADKDRNGFIEYREFERLMAPRLIIANFKTKQLQLQFRRFDKDGDGFITGEEIRTVLRSEGVEITDEELTQLIIEGDTNGDGKISFEGIGKTGHVGAVR, encoded by the exons ATGGAGAAGGCAATGCAAATGACTGGAGAAACCTTAACCGAAGAACAAATCAAAA CACTGAAAAAAACTTTCCAAGCCATAGATCTGGACAGGGACGGGCGGATAGGTGAACGCGATCTCAATATGGCGTGCCGGAAGTTGGGAATCCTGCTGTCACGTGACGAGCTCAAGGCGATGATCAAAGAGGCCGACAAGGACA GAAACGGTTTCATAGAGTATCGCGAGTTTGAGCGACTCATGGCACCACGGCTGATCATTGCCAACTTCAAAACCAAGCAGCTACAGTTGCAGTTCCGGCGATTTGACAAAGACGGAGACGGTTTCATTACAG GAGAAGAGATACGCACGGTTCTAAGAAGTGAAGGGGTCGAAATCACAGATGAGGAGTTAACCCAACTTATTATAGAGGGAGATACAAACGGGGACGGTAAAATAAGCTTCGAAG gcatcgggaagactggacacgtcggagccgtccgatGA